From Pan paniscus chromosome 9, NHGRI_mPanPan1-v2.0_pri, whole genome shotgun sequence, the proteins below share one genomic window:
- the LOC100992870 gene encoding LOW QUALITY PROTEIN: splicing factor U2AF 35 kDa subunit-like (The sequence of the model RefSeq protein was modified relative to this genomic sequence to represent the inferred CDS: inserted 2 bases in 1 codon; substituted 1 base at 1 genomic stop codon), with product MAGGGWEMAEYLASIFGTGKDKVSCSFYFRIGACCHGDRCSRLHNKPTFSQNIALLNIYGNPQNSSLSADGLRCAMSDIEMQEHYDEFFEELFTEMEEKYGEVEEMNVCDNQGDHLVGNVXNVYVXFHREEDVEKAVIDLYNRWFNGQPIHTELSPVTDFREACCSQYEMGECTRGGFCNFMHLKPISRELRRELYGCHPKKHRSRSQSRECSSQSRDHGGGGGGGGGRRECDRRRLRDHERSGQF from the exons ATGGCAGGTGGCGGGTGGGAAATGGCGGAGTATCTGGCTTCCATCTTCGGCACTGGGAAAGACAAAGTCAGCTGttcattttatttcagaattgGAGCATGTTGTCATGGAGACAGGTGCTCTCGGTTGCACAATAAACCGACGTTTAGCCAGAACATTGCCCTCTTGAACATTTACGGTAACCCTCAAAACTCTTCCCTGTCTGCTGATGGTTTGCGCTGTGCCATGAGCGATATTGAGATGCAGGAACACTATGATGAATTTTTTGaggagttg TTTACAGAAATGGAGGAGAAGTATGGGGAAGTTGAAGAGATGAACGTCTGTGACAACCAGGGAGACCACCTGGTGGGGAACGTGTAGAACGTGTACGT CTTTCACCGTGAGGAAGATGTGGAAAAGGCTGTGATTGACTTGTATAACCGTTGGTTTAACGGACAGCCAATCCACACCGAGCTGTCGCCTGTGACCGACTTCAGAGAAGCCTGCTGCAGTCAGTATGAGATGGGAGAATGCACACGAGGCGGCTTCTGCAACTTCATGCATTTGAAGCCCATTTCCAGAGAGCTGAGGCGGGAGCTGTATGGGTGCCATCCCAAGAAGCATAGATCAAGATCCCAGTCCCGGGAGTGTAGTTCTCAGTCTAGAGACcatggtggtggcggtggtggagGCGGCGGCAGGCGGGAGTGTGACAGGAGGCGGTTGAGAGATCATGAAAGATCTGGGCAATTCTGA